A genomic window from Streptomyces sp. WMMC940 includes:
- a CDS encoding metal-dependent transcriptional regulator: MSRLIDTTEMYLRTLLELEEEGVVPLRARIAERLRHSGPTVSQTVARMERNGLLRVAGDRHLELSEEGRRLAVRVMRKHRLAECLLLDVLGLEWGQIHAEACRWEHVMSEAVERRVLALLRNPTHSPYGNPIPGLAELGEEGATGPLHVGATVSLGELRTGPDGVRAVVHRIGESVQADSRLIHALRYAGLRPGAVVSVTSSPGGVTVGNGRVTAELPVPTAAHVFVTKP; the protein is encoded by the coding sequence ATGTCCCGACTCATCGACACCACGGAGATGTACCTCCGCACTCTCCTGGAGCTCGAGGAGGAAGGCGTGGTCCCACTGCGCGCCCGCATCGCCGAGCGCCTGCGGCACAGCGGCCCCACGGTCAGCCAGACCGTCGCCCGCATGGAGCGCAACGGCCTGCTGCGCGTGGCCGGCGACCGGCACCTCGAACTGAGCGAAGAGGGCCGCCGACTGGCTGTTCGTGTCATGCGCAAGCACCGGCTCGCGGAGTGCCTGCTCCTCGACGTGCTCGGGCTGGAGTGGGGGCAGATCCACGCCGAGGCCTGCCGCTGGGAGCACGTGATGAGCGAGGCCGTGGAACGCCGCGTCCTGGCACTGCTGCGGAATCCGACGCACTCACCGTACGGCAACCCGATCCCTGGCCTGGCCGAACTCGGTGAGGAAGGCGCAACCGGTCCGCTCCACGTCGGCGCCACGGTCAGTCTCGGCGAGCTGAGGACCGGGCCGGACGGCGTCAGGGCGGTCGTGCACCGCATCGGGGAATCGGTTCAGGCCGACTCCCGGCTGATACACGCCCTCCGGTACGCCGGACTGCGGCCCGGCGCGGTCGTGAGCGTGACGTCGTCACCCGGCGGTGTGACGGTCGGCAACGGCCGGGTGACTGCCGAACTCCCGGTGCCCACCGCCGCGCACGTCTTCGTGACCAAGCCCTGA
- a CDS encoding YbhB/YbcL family Raf kinase inhibitor-like protein: MHSNDPFARLPEAASFTVTSTTVADGAAWPPEQHASALPGGKDLSPQLSWSGAPGGTESYAVTVYDPDAPTGSGFWHWAVADIPATVTELPEGAGDDTGAGLPEGAFQLPNDARLARYIGAAPPPGHGPHRYFVVVHALDVASIGVPADATPALLGFTMTGHTLGRAVLTVTAETPA; the protein is encoded by the coding sequence ATGCACTCCAACGACCCCTTCGCCCGCCTCCCCGAAGCGGCCTCCTTCACCGTCACCAGCACCACCGTCGCCGACGGGGCCGCCTGGCCGCCGGAGCAGCACGCCTCCGCGCTGCCCGGTGGAAAGGACCTCTCCCCGCAGCTGTCCTGGAGCGGCGCTCCTGGCGGCACCGAGAGCTATGCCGTCACCGTCTACGACCCCGACGCTCCCACCGGGTCCGGGTTCTGGCACTGGGCGGTCGCCGACATCCCCGCCACGGTCACCGAGCTGCCCGAGGGCGCCGGCGACGACACCGGCGCGGGCCTCCCCGAAGGTGCCTTCCAGCTGCCCAACGACGCCCGCCTGGCCCGCTACATCGGCGCCGCACCGCCGCCCGGGCACGGCCCGCACCGCTACTTCGTCGTGGTGCACGCCCTCGACGTCGCCTCCATAGGAGTCCCCGCCGACGCCACCCCTGCCCTCCTCGGCTTCACCATGACCGGCCACACCCTCGGCCGGGCGGTGCTGACCGTCACCGCCGAGACGCCCGCCTGA
- a CDS encoding GntR family transcriptional regulator produces the protein MTRTAHTSAPAGKQMLSEQVYAHLRDAILRGDHAPGDPLKPQDLAKEQGVSLAVVREALVRVVGEGLADRLPNRGFAVPAFSDRRWQEIAEARRTVEPVVLRMSIERGDVDWEARVRAAHHRLARTPAYLPEEGEYYSSAWSEAHRIFHRTLLEGCGNPVLLQTFDRLWTASELARRWSAHRNPGRDGALEHRRLEKAALARDADAATELLIRHLTRTADVMADPV, from the coding sequence ATGACTCGTACGGCTCACACCTCGGCTCCCGCCGGGAAGCAGATGCTCTCCGAACAGGTCTACGCGCACCTGCGAGACGCGATCCTGCGCGGTGACCACGCCCCTGGTGACCCGCTGAAACCGCAGGACCTCGCCAAGGAACAGGGGGTGAGTCTGGCCGTCGTACGCGAGGCGCTCGTGCGGGTGGTCGGCGAGGGCCTCGCCGACCGGCTGCCCAACCGCGGCTTCGCCGTCCCGGCCTTCTCCGACCGCCGCTGGCAGGAGATCGCGGAGGCCCGCCGGACCGTCGAACCCGTCGTACTCCGGATGTCCATCGAGCGCGGGGACGTCGACTGGGAGGCTCGCGTGCGCGCCGCCCACCACCGCCTGGCCCGCACCCCGGCGTACCTGCCGGAGGAGGGCGAGTACTACAGCAGCGCGTGGTCCGAGGCCCACCGGATCTTCCACCGAACGCTGCTGGAGGGGTGCGGCAACCCCGTCCTGCTCCAGACCTTCGACAGGTTGTGGACCGCGAGCGAACTGGCACGCCGCTGGTCGGCGCACCGCAACCCCGGCCGGGACGGGGCCCTGGAGCATCGCAGGCTGGAGAAGGCGGCGCTGGCCCGCGACGCCGACGCCGCGACCGAGCTCCTCATCCGGCACCTCACCCGGACCGCGGACGTCATGGCCGACCCCGTGTGA
- a CDS encoding WhiB family transcriptional regulator, whose protein sequence is MRAACLNVDPDALFVRGAAQNFSKGVCAGCTVLVECLAYALDERIEHGVWGGMTERQRRALLRRRPEVASWRHLLESARTEHRRRADTAPCTPA, encoded by the coding sequence GTGCGCGCGGCGTGCCTGAACGTCGATCCCGACGCACTGTTCGTCCGGGGTGCCGCGCAGAACTTCAGCAAGGGCGTCTGCGCCGGCTGCACCGTACTCGTGGAGTGCCTTGCCTACGCTCTCGACGAGCGCATCGAGCACGGTGTCTGGGGTGGTATGACCGAGCGTCAGCGCCGTGCGCTGCTGCGGCGCCGGCCGGAGGTGGCCTCCTGGCGACACCTGCTGGAGTCCGCTCGCACGGAACACCGGCGTCGGGCCGATACGGCCCCCTGCACCCCGGCCTGA
- a CDS encoding ricin-type beta-trefoil lectin domain protein produces the protein MTRSDTEDEHIPREGAIPGLLSEADLVERLRSRTEAERPAVRELQRRHLPVVAGYAQLFTVSAPSGRQLADEAFFRAVEEVCEGVDPSGTWRHHALTHVGEAALDWAADERREWLRPDFLAWVHTADVSRGSKSPNAMISAFYQLPERLRSALWYAVVDDEPYSEVATHLGTTSGAVPDLAAKAQVAMRDAYAQEHLSRRGTAECRGFKRIIEAAAQARGGDRHPDLAAHLTRCVDCGVLLSGLTGLSGSPRTLLAEGLLMWGGGAYTERVPTRGTPETKPLEQGTEPGAGGRESRLDVHAALGEVSNGPGRPGPAHRSVPGHRTVKAAGGMAAMVAVAAVAAVASHDVLPESWNVSGLVRPQPSRPADPSPSSTPSRSADGTPSGGPNTDPGREAPAPVPVGTPSQIVHASTGLCLDVENQVVDKRVSAVAAPCGSGATQRWTFDTDGHLHNEADSDFCLKVGGDSAVVGIRPCTSDDPDKRSRMTFVISENGAIHSKPQSDQVIVPVATSSDEVRQLVLKESSGVGDERWGTRPVGATGASPLPAASAS, from the coding sequence ATGACGCGTTCGGACACCGAAGACGAACACATTCCCCGGGAAGGGGCGATCCCCGGTCTTCTCTCGGAGGCCGACCTCGTCGAGCGCCTGCGATCCCGTACCGAGGCCGAACGGCCGGCCGTCCGGGAGCTGCAGCGGAGACACCTGCCCGTCGTCGCGGGCTACGCGCAGCTCTTCACCGTCAGCGCCCCGTCCGGCAGGCAGCTCGCCGACGAGGCGTTCTTCCGGGCGGTGGAGGAAGTCTGTGAAGGGGTCGATCCGTCAGGGACCTGGCGTCATCACGCGCTGACACACGTAGGCGAAGCCGCGCTCGACTGGGCCGCGGACGAACGACGGGAATGGCTGAGACCCGACTTCCTGGCCTGGGTGCACACGGCGGACGTCAGCAGGGGATCCAAGTCCCCCAACGCCATGATCAGTGCCTTCTACCAGTTGCCCGAGCGGCTGCGGTCCGCCCTGTGGTACGCGGTCGTCGACGACGAGCCGTACTCCGAAGTCGCCACACACCTGGGCACCACCTCGGGTGCCGTGCCCGATCTCGCAGCCAAGGCGCAGGTCGCCATGCGGGATGCCTATGCGCAGGAGCACTTGTCGCGCCGCGGCACAGCGGAGTGCCGTGGGTTCAAGCGCATCATCGAAGCCGCCGCGCAGGCGCGGGGCGGCGACCGGCACCCGGACCTGGCCGCACATCTGACCCGCTGCGTCGACTGCGGGGTCCTGCTGTCCGGACTCACGGGACTGTCCGGGAGTCCACGGACCCTGCTGGCCGAGGGGCTGCTGATGTGGGGCGGCGGCGCCTACACCGAGCGCGTCCCCACGCGCGGCACCCCTGAGACGAAGCCGCTCGAGCAGGGCACTGAGCCCGGCGCCGGCGGACGGGAGAGCCGGCTCGACGTTCATGCCGCACTCGGCGAGGTCTCCAACGGTCCCGGCCGTCCCGGGCCCGCGCATCGATCCGTCCCGGGACACCGGACCGTCAAGGCCGCCGGCGGCATGGCCGCGATGGTCGCCGTGGCCGCGGTCGCCGCGGTCGCCTCTCACGACGTCCTGCCCGAGAGCTGGAACGTCAGCGGTCTTGTGCGCCCCCAGCCGAGTCGGCCGGCCGACCCGTCTCCGTCCTCCACGCCCTCCCGCTCCGCCGACGGAACCCCATCGGGCGGTCCGAATACGGATCCGGGCCGGGAGGCACCCGCGCCGGTACCCGTCGGCACGCCCTCCCAGATCGTGCATGCGTCCACCGGGCTCTGCCTGGACGTGGAGAACCAGGTGGTGGACAAACGTGTCAGTGCCGTCGCCGCGCCGTGCGGCTCCGGGGCGACCCAACGATGGACCTTCGACACCGACGGACACCTGCACAACGAGGCCGACTCCGACTTCTGCCTCAAGGTCGGCGGAGACAGCGCGGTCGTCGGGATCCGGCCCTGCACGTCCGACGACCCGGACAAGCGATCGCGGATGACCTTCGTCATCAGTGAGAACGGGGCGATCCACTCCAAGCCGCAATCCGACCAGGTCATCGTCCCCGTCGCCACTTCCTCCGACGAAGTGCGGCAGTTGGTGCTCAAGGAGAGCTCCGGGGTGGGCGACGAACGCTGGGGGACCCGGCCGGTCGGGGCCACGGGGGCGTCGCCTCTCCCCGCGGCGAGTGCCTCCTGA
- a CDS encoding CDP-alcohol phosphatidyltransferase family protein → MESVSEPAGSRAATNALLAGLREDRFAPEAVVCFLGRAAHRSLRQAVRRPRALVELTALHCVLYALAAGRRPGRSWVVAGWGLAVSHLGLLEDRDRLAAADLVTLLRANLPALPGGSGRGSGVLAIGLDLADGRLARHQGTTSPFGDYADTFADAAFWVWFTLRHEPSRTVRTAAIAAWALPVVTVTGVALRRGAMPERPRPVLLRPAAALQAVVALRHLVRGRSAVRPSSRRRLRAGSRGSR, encoded by the coding sequence GTGGAGTCCGTTTCCGAGCCGGCCGGCAGCCGTGCGGCGACGAACGCGCTGCTGGCCGGTCTGCGTGAAGACCGCTTCGCCCCGGAAGCCGTCGTGTGTTTCCTCGGGCGGGCCGCGCACCGGTCGCTGCGCCAGGCCGTCCGGCGTCCGAGGGCCCTGGTCGAGCTCACCGCCCTGCACTGCGTCCTGTACGCGCTGGCGGCCGGCAGGCGGCCCGGACGGAGCTGGGTGGTCGCCGGCTGGGGCCTCGCCGTCTCGCACCTGGGACTGCTGGAGGACCGAGACCGCCTGGCCGCCGCGGACCTCGTGACGCTGCTGCGTGCCAACCTCCCCGCCCTGCCCGGCGGATCCGGCAGGGGCTCCGGGGTCCTGGCGATCGGCCTCGACCTCGCCGACGGCCGCCTCGCCCGCCATCAGGGCACGACCTCCCCCTTCGGTGACTACGCCGACACCTTCGCGGACGCCGCGTTCTGGGTGTGGTTCACCCTGCGCCACGAACCCAGCCGCACCGTACGGACGGCGGCCATCGCCGCCTGGGCGCTGCCCGTCGTCACCGTCACCGGCGTCGCGCTGCGCCGCGGAGCCATGCCCGAGCGGCCCCGCCCCGTCCTGCTGCGCCCGGCCGCCGCCCTGCAGGCAGTCGTCGCCCTACGGCACCTGGTCCGGGGCCGGTCCGCGGTACGACCATCGTCGCGTCGACGGCTTCGAGCGGGGTCTCGCGGCAGCCGTTAG
- a CDS encoding SRPBCC family protein — MAWIGALGAVTVAGAAGGYLGLVTGALPLDLGVGRRARPLGPQTVDIAAPREVVFDVIAQPYLGRATRAMREKVTVLERGSDMVLAAHRTPVAGGRLTATTVETVRFTRPERVDFRLVRGPVPAVTESFTLTGHGSGTRLVYAGELATDLWRAGQWWGGLVAPRWEATVAASLGTVRREAERRSALR, encoded by the coding sequence ATGGCGTGGATCGGTGCTCTGGGGGCGGTAACCGTGGCGGGCGCGGCGGGTGGGTATCTCGGGCTGGTGACCGGGGCACTGCCGCTGGACTTGGGCGTGGGGCGGCGCGCACGTCCGCTCGGACCGCAGACCGTCGACATCGCGGCACCGCGTGAGGTGGTCTTCGACGTCATCGCCCAGCCGTATCTGGGACGGGCTACCCGAGCGATGCGCGAGAAGGTCACGGTGCTGGAACGGGGCAGCGACATGGTGCTCGCCGCCCATCGCACCCCGGTGGCGGGCGGGCGGCTGACGGCGACGACGGTGGAGACCGTGCGGTTCACCCGCCCGGAGCGCGTCGACTTCCGTCTGGTGCGCGGGCCGGTGCCCGCCGTCACCGAATCGTTCACCCTCACCGGGCACGGGTCCGGCACGCGGCTGGTCTACGCGGGTGAACTCGCCACGGATCTGTGGCGGGCCGGGCAATGGTGGGGCGGCCTGGTCGCCCCGCGGTGGGAGGCGACCGTCGCGGCCTCCCTGGGCACGGTCCGACGAGAGGCGGAGCGACGCTCGGCTCTGCGGTGA
- a CDS encoding radical SAM protein gives MTQPAAPRHKADRDEVFVEFTKSICPLCKTPVDAQVNIRKDKVYLRKRCGEHGEFEALVYGDAEEYLSSARFNKPGTIPLAFQTEVKDGCPSDCGLCPEHKQHACLGIVEVNTGCNLDCPICFADSGHQQDGYSITREQCARMLDAFVESEGEAEVVMFSGGEPTIHKHILDFIDLAQARPIRNVNLNTNGIRLATDKDFVAELGKRNQVPGKSVNVYLQFDGFDERTHREIRGRDLRAFKQRALDNCAGAGLTVTLVAAVERGLNEHELGAIIEYGIDHPAVRSVAFQPVTHSGRHMEFDPLDRLTNPDVIRLINAQRPDWFRKGDFFPVPCCFPTCRSITYLLVDGEPGDRTVVPIPRLLNVEDHLDYVTNRVMPDTGIRKALEKLWSASAFMGTPTTAEELRATAEALGCTGNTSRAGGYGGACGIDLPEAVKDLDDKAFMVVVQDFQDPYTLNVKQLMKCCVEEITPDGRLIPFCAYNSVGYREQVRAQMSGVPVAPVAPNALPLAERLTTTPYGSKTATNTPGEEGTLPS, from the coding sequence ATGACCCAGCCAGCCGCACCCCGGCACAAGGCGGACCGCGACGAGGTGTTCGTGGAGTTCACCAAGTCCATCTGCCCGCTCTGCAAGACACCGGTCGATGCGCAGGTCAACATCCGCAAGGACAAGGTCTATCTGCGGAAGCGGTGCGGTGAGCACGGTGAGTTCGAGGCTCTGGTCTACGGGGATGCCGAGGAGTACCTGTCCTCGGCCCGGTTCAACAAGCCCGGTACCATCCCCCTCGCCTTCCAGACCGAGGTGAAGGACGGCTGCCCCAGCGACTGCGGGCTCTGCCCGGAGCACAAGCAGCACGCCTGCCTGGGGATCGTCGAGGTCAACACCGGCTGCAACCTTGACTGCCCGATCTGCTTCGCCGACTCCGGCCACCAGCAGGACGGCTACTCCATCACCCGTGAGCAGTGCGCCCGGATGCTCGACGCGTTCGTGGAGTCCGAGGGGGAGGCGGAGGTGGTGATGTTCTCCGGCGGCGAGCCCACCATCCACAAGCACATCCTCGACTTCATCGACCTGGCCCAGGCCCGCCCGATCAGGAACGTCAACCTCAACACCAACGGGATCCGCCTGGCCACCGACAAGGACTTCGTCGCCGAACTCGGCAAGCGCAACCAGGTGCCGGGCAAGTCGGTCAACGTCTACCTGCAGTTCGACGGCTTCGACGAGCGCACCCACAGGGAGATCCGGGGCCGTGACCTGCGTGCGTTCAAACAGCGGGCTCTGGACAACTGCGCCGGGGCGGGCCTGACCGTCACGCTCGTCGCCGCCGTCGAGCGCGGGCTGAACGAGCACGAGCTCGGGGCGATCATCGAGTACGGCATCGACCATCCCGCCGTACGGTCCGTGGCCTTCCAGCCGGTCACCCACTCCGGACGGCACATGGAGTTCGACCCGCTGGACCGGCTCACGAACCCCGACGTCATCCGCCTCATCAACGCCCAGCGCCCGGACTGGTTCCGGAAGGGCGACTTCTTCCCCGTGCCCTGCTGCTTCCCGACCTGCCGCTCCATCACCTATCTGCTGGTCGACGGCGAGCCGGGCGACCGAACGGTTGTGCCCATCCCGCGGCTGCTCAACGTCGAGGACCACCTCGACTACGTCACCAACCGGGTCATGCCCGACACCGGGATCCGCAAGGCCCTGGAGAAGCTGTGGTCGGCCTCCGCCTTCATGGGCACCCCCACGACCGCGGAGGAACTGCGGGCCACCGCCGAGGCCTTGGGCTGCACCGGGAACACCTCCCGAGCCGGGGGCTACGGAGGAGCCTGCGGCATCGACCTCCCCGAGGCGGTGAAGGACCTCGACGACAAGGCGTTCATGGTGGTCGTGCAGGATTTCCAGGACCCCTACACCCTCAACGTCAAGCAGCTGATGAAGTGCTGCGTCGAGGAGATCACCCCGGACGGACGCCTCATCCCCTTCTGCGCCTACAACTCCGTCGGCTACCGCGAACAGGTCCGGGCGCAGATGTCCGGCGTCCCCGTCGCCCCGGTCGCGCCGAACGCCCTGCCGCTCGCCGAACGCCTCACCACGACGCCGTACGGCTCCAAGACCGCGACCAACACCCCCGGTGAAGAAGGGACGCTCCCGTCATGA
- a CDS encoding class I SAM-dependent methyltransferase, with amino-acid sequence MTQPPTGEELKACCAAAYSSDVVSLLLGESYHPGGTTLTRRLADGLGLTPRARVLDVASGRGTTALLLADAYGADVDGVDYAPANAALAQGTAQAAGLADRARFTTGDAEHLPYPDGVFDAVVCECALCTFPDKARAATEFARVLRPGGRLGITDVTVDPTRLPPALTGLGARIACIADARPLEEYTGILAGAGLRTLRTERADQALVRMIDQIEARLNLLRMTAPARLTAAGVDLESAAAVLGAARSAVADGVLGYALLIAERTPR; translated from the coding sequence ATGACTCAGCCGCCCACCGGTGAGGAACTGAAAGCGTGCTGCGCCGCCGCGTACTCCTCCGACGTCGTCTCCCTGCTTCTCGGCGAGTCCTACCATCCCGGCGGCACCACCCTGACCCGCCGCCTCGCCGACGGCCTCGGCCTGACCCCGCGGGCACGGGTCCTCGATGTCGCCTCCGGCCGCGGCACCACCGCCCTGCTCCTCGCCGACGCCTACGGCGCCGACGTCGACGGCGTGGACTACGCGCCGGCGAACGCCGCCCTCGCCCAGGGCACCGCCCAGGCAGCGGGCCTGGCCGACCGGGCACGTTTCACCACGGGGGACGCCGAGCACCTGCCGTACCCCGACGGCGTCTTCGACGCCGTGGTGTGCGAGTGCGCCCTGTGCACCTTCCCCGACAAGGCACGGGCGGCAACCGAGTTCGCGCGAGTCCTGCGGCCCGGTGGCCGCCTCGGCATCACCGACGTCACGGTCGATCCCACCCGGCTTCCGCCCGCGCTCACCGGCCTCGGCGCCCGCATCGCCTGCATCGCCGACGCCCGGCCGCTCGAGGAGTACACCGGGATCCTGGCCGGCGCGGGGCTGCGCACGCTCCGTACCGAGCGCGCCGACCAGGCGCTGGTGCGGATGATCGACCAGATCGAGGCCCGGCTGAACCTGCTGCGCATGACCGCGCCGGCTCGCCTCACCGCCGCGGGCGTCGATCTCGAGTCCGCCGCTGCCGTCCTGGGAGCCGCCCGTTCGGCGGTCGCGGACGGTGTTCTCGGCTACGCGCTGCTGATCGCCGAACGCACGCCGCGGTAG
- a CDS encoding peroxiredoxin family protein, giving the protein MRTRILLPAALAAAVLTLTACGSDEDSASAGDTGASPTKASSPTGSPAGSLDSGGGSQGAKVPEALDFTATTVDGKPFDAKTLAGKPTVLWFWAPWCPTCKGQAAETAKVAAANQGRANVVGVAGLDESAAMRDFVSDTGTSAFPHLSDESGEVWKRFEITQQSYYVILDRTGRTVHEGVLPGGKGLAEKLSALTG; this is encoded by the coding sequence TTGCGCACCCGCATCCTCCTCCCGGCCGCCCTCGCTGCCGCCGTGCTCACTCTGACCGCATGCGGCTCGGACGAAGACTCCGCGTCAGCCGGCGACACGGGTGCCTCCCCCACCAAGGCGTCTTCCCCCACGGGTTCGCCCGCCGGCTCCCTCGACAGCGGCGGCGGCTCGCAGGGCGCAAAGGTCCCCGAGGCGCTGGACTTCACCGCCACCACCGTGGACGGCAAACCGTTCGACGCGAAGACCCTCGCGGGCAAGCCCACCGTGCTGTGGTTCTGGGCACCCTGGTGCCCGACGTGCAAGGGCCAGGCCGCCGAAACCGCCAAGGTCGCCGCCGCCAACCAGGGCAGGGCGAACGTCGTCGGCGTCGCGGGCCTGGACGAGAGCGCCGCCATGCGCGACTTCGTCTCCGACACCGGCACCAGCGCCTTCCCCCACCTCTCCGACGAGAGCGGCGAGGTGTGGAAGCGGTTCGAAATCACCCAGCAGAGCTACTACGTGATCCTCGACCGGACGGGAAGGACCGTCCACGAGGGCGTACTCCCCGGCGGCAAGGGCCTGGCGGAGAAGCTCTCCGCCCTCACCGGCTGA
- a CDS encoding cytochrome c biogenesis CcdA family protein, translating into MADLPLAVALGAGILAAVNPCGFALLPAYLSLLVLGDDTPSRTVAVGRALAATTAMTIGFAAFFGIFGLVIQPVAGQVQQHLPWFTIAFGLLITAAGAWLLAGRQLPTPAPKLRRAPTVTRSAPSMALFGMAYATASLGCTIAPFLAIVVSAFRSGSTTEGVVLFAAYAAGMGLIVGVASLTVALTRTTAVTRLRRLGAIAPRLGGGLLLLVGAYVAYYGWYEIRAQGDPTTTDPVVDAATGIQRVAADALDSAGPAVIAVLFALLLLTPLLIRRRKRTSRDTGLQT; encoded by the coding sequence ATGGCCGACCTGCCCCTGGCCGTCGCGCTCGGCGCCGGGATACTCGCCGCCGTCAACCCCTGCGGCTTCGCCCTGCTCCCCGCCTACCTCTCCCTGCTCGTCCTCGGCGACGACACCCCCAGCCGCACCGTCGCCGTCGGCCGGGCACTCGCCGCCACCACAGCGATGACCATCGGCTTCGCCGCCTTCTTCGGCATCTTCGGACTCGTCATCCAGCCCGTCGCCGGCCAGGTCCAGCAACACCTGCCCTGGTTCACCATCGCCTTCGGCCTGCTCATCACCGCCGCCGGAGCATGGCTCCTCGCAGGCCGCCAACTGCCCACCCCGGCCCCGAAGCTCCGTCGCGCCCCCACCGTCACACGCTCCGCGCCCTCCATGGCACTGTTCGGCATGGCGTACGCCACCGCCTCCCTCGGCTGCACCATCGCCCCCTTCCTCGCCATCGTCGTCTCCGCCTTCCGCAGCGGCTCCACCACGGAGGGCGTCGTCCTGTTCGCGGCCTACGCCGCCGGGATGGGCCTGATCGTCGGGGTGGCCTCCCTGACCGTCGCCCTCACCCGCACCACGGCGGTCACCCGCCTGCGCCGCCTCGGCGCGATCGCCCCGCGACTCGGCGGCGGCCTGCTCCTCCTGGTCGGCGCGTACGTCGCCTACTACGGCTGGTACGAGATCCGCGCCCAGGGCGACCCCACCACCACTGACCCGGTCGTCGACGCGGCGACCGGCATCCAGCGAGTCGCTGCCGACGCCCTGGATTCAGCCGGGCCGGCCGTGATCGCCGTGCTCTTCGCGCTCCTGCTCCTCACTCCTCTTCTGATCCGGCGCCGCAAGCGCACGAGTCGGGACACCGGCCTGCAAACGTGA